In the genome of Nitrospinota bacterium, the window TGCAGGGTTATCTAAGTCGTGACCTAAATCCTTAAGATCTTGGTATCTATCACCAATCCTGTGATGTGGCCTGCCGCCAATTGAGGCGCCTAAAGCAACTACAATTTCATCATCAGCTGGTGCATCTGGAATAGACAGGCTTATGGTTAAGTAATGTGACCGCCTTCCAGCGTCATTTTTGTCCATAAGTGGAATCATAATTGGAGCATTAGCGCCTCCACGAGTGTTACAAAAAGAAAGGTAGGATTTAGCACCAACTGCTTCACGATAAAAGTTTCCAAAACGAAGCGTATGAATAATGCCTGAGGCATGCTCAATTTCACCCTTGAGCCCAACCACAGCAGATTTGCCATAGCCCTCTATGTTTGCTCCAGATCCAGCCTCCTTAATTATCATTGAGGTCAGCATTTCTCCTAGGCCTGGTGCGACATCCAAGATACCTGGTTTGAGATCCTCGATAAATTGATTTGGATTTTTGAAATCAAACCATGGGTTTTTAATGACAGCAACTGCAGCTATGAGAATCAATGGTTTTTTTGCAGGCTTGTTGCCCTCAATAAGAGTTTTTTCAACATGAAGAAGGGTTTTTCTGATCTCTGCGGGCATTATTCAACTCCTTAACAGTTAGTCATGATTAATTGCTTCATTGAGGCCTCTTTGAAACACTACAATCAATGCTCCAGTCTCCGAGAATGAAGAGTGCTGGCTTCCAGGCTCAAATGATACAAATTCACCTTTTTTAAATACTGTTCCATCTGAATCAATCAATTCACCTTCGATCATTAAAAATTCTTCGAAGCCCATGTGCATATGTGGCACAGTTTGAGCACCAGGCTCCATTTTTAATACATAACTTCCTTGTCCATTTTTTTGATTGTAGCTGATAATATGCCAACTCATTTTTGGAACAGGTGCGCCGTACCTGTCAAAGGGCAAAAACTCTAGGTTATGAATATCAAATACGCGTCTATCATTCATAAAAGTTTGTTAGTTTTGTATTAAATCTTAGATTGTAACCAATTGTCTTCAGCGTAGTGACAATTATCGTCAACTAGATGAATACTAAAGGCTTGTCTTGATTTATTAGAGGTGTTCTCAGCGCTGTAATGGGGTAGCTGTCCATGAAGTATCACAAGCGTTCCAGCTTTAACTTCTAGAAGATCAAGTTCGTTATCAGGCCATGGGCTTTCATCTAAAATTTCGAACTCTGTGCCTCCTGTTTGAGCGAGTTTAAAACGCTTTTTTAGGGGCAATGTATGACCTCCAGTCATCGCCTGAAGGCAGCCATTTTCAATATTAGCATCTTCGAGCGCCATCCAAAATCCAATACAGCTCATTGGTGTAGTATATAAAAAAGTTGAATCTTGGTGAAGTCCAACTTCCCCTCCAATATTAGGTTGCTTAAAAATATGCATAGACTGAAGCTGTCTGGGCTTTTTCATCCCAAGCTGTCTTCCCATAGCTGGAATATTAAGACCATTAATTATTGATTTATAGATTGGGTCTAATGCATGCTGTGCATGACCTATCTTGTTGATAGATTTTTGCTTTGGAACAGTGAAGTTTCCGTCACTATCAATTGCCTTCTCTTCAAAAAAAAATCTAATTTTATCTCCTGACTTTAAGAAGTACTCATCGCTAGCTCTTTCTTGCTCATTGGTTGTAAAAATGGAGTGAGATGAGGAAGGATCAAAATCATCAATCATCTCTTTTGCTCGATTCATTAGATTCTCTCTTTCAACCTGACCAAGAAAGTCCTCTACAACTAGATAGCCATCCTTATTAAACGATGAAATTTGGCTTTGTGACAACATAAAGTAACGCGCTGAATATTTATTAATGAATTGAATTATATTAGTATTTTATGAACTATGACACATAAGTTCGATAAACACGACTGGTGATCTTAGAAAAAATTTCATAGGAGATCGTATCCGAGTACTGAGCAACTTCATCGATAGAGACATTTGGTCCAAAAAGCTCTACACGGTCACCGATTTTTGGATCTTTGATGCCCTTAAGGTCAACGGTTATCATATCCATTGAAACTCTTCCAGCTAGTCTGGCTGTTCCTCCATTAAGAAACACAGGAGTTCCATCTTTTGCACTCCTGGGATATCCGTCAGCGTAACCAATAGCAACTACCCCAATCAAAGTATCATTTTTACAGATATACCTTTCACCATAACCAATAGAAGCTCCAGCTTTGAATTTCTTAATAGATATGACAGTGCTTTCTAATGTCATAACGGGTACTAAACCTGTAAATTTGTCTTCGAACGGAAACGGTGAAGAGCCGTAGAGCATGATTCCAGGTCTAGTGTATCCACTATGAGCATCATTCCAAGCCATCAAAGCAGCTGAATTTGCGAGTGAATGATCGTTCTGTCTTGAGTCGACTATATTATTAAATTTATCAATTTGGGTATTTGTTGAAGAACTTTCTGTATTGTCTGCGCTTGAAAAATGAGTCATTAATGTTAACTTATCAACATTAGGGGAGTTTTCTAAAATATTGATTACTTCATTTGACTCATGCTCTAGAAACCCTAGTCGACCCATGCCTGAATCAATCTTTACAAAAATATTAAATTTTTGACTTAGCTGGCTATTAAGAACCCATTCTAACTGAGCAGAGTTGCATACGACCATCCAGAGGTTATGTTCAACTACTATATTTAACTCAGACTCTTCAAAGACACCTTCTAAAAGAAGGATAGGTGTTTTAGAAATTCCTGAGTTTCTAAGCTCAACAGCCTCTTCAGAGCAGGCTACACCATAACAATCAGCAGTACCCTCTAGATACTGGGCTACCCTAACTGCACCGTGACCATAGGCATTCGCCTTAATAATTGCTATTGCATTTGATTGAGGGCTAAGAGACTTAGCATAAAGATAGTTTTTTTTGAGTGCATTGAGATCAATTGATGCAATGCAATTCCTAGCCATAATTAAATTCTGTCTTGTTTGAAAAGCTGTATCGACTCATTTCAATTCCTTCAGTAGAAATCTCAGGGTCGGTTCCTGAAATAAGATTAGATAACAGTTTGCCAGAACCAGCTGACATTGTCCATCCGAGAGTTCCATGACCTGTATTGAGGTATAAATTTTTGTATGGGGTGTTGCCAATAATTGGTGTTCCATCAGGAGTACAGGGTCGAAATCCAGTCCAAAAGTTAACATTATTAGACGACATATAGCTCTTTGGAAATATCAAATCAAGGCCACTTACCAATGATTCTCGAGATTTTTCTCTCAAGTTCTTATTGAAGTCAGTTAAGTGCGCCATGCCAGCAACTCTAATTTTGTCCCCTAGTCTGGTGATGGCAATTTTATTCTTTTCATCCATAATTGTTGATTGTGGGGCATCATTATCAGATAGAACAGGCATTGTGATTGAATAGCCTTTAACTGGATAAACAGGGATTTCAATACCGATATTGGATAGAATTTTTTTAGAATAGCTTCCAAGAGAGACTACATATTTATCTGCCTTAAACTGACCTTTATTAGTTAAAACTGAAAAAATCTCATTATTATTTAATTTAACAGAATTAATTTCTGTATTGAATTCAAAATGAACACCCATTTCTAGGCATTTTTTATAAATTTCAGTTGAAAACAAGTAGCAATTCCCTGTGAAGTCATCCTTAAAATGAATTCCACCAGCGAGTTTGTTTTTTACATGTTTAAGAGCAGGCTCAACTTTGACACACTCTTCAGGATCAAGAATCTTGGATTGGATATTAAATTTTTCCAAAATTGAAATATCTTTTGCTATCTTGTCGATCTCTTTTGTATCCCAAAATAGTTGAAGAGAGCCTTGTTTTTTTTGTTCGTAATTTATTTCAAAATCTTTCTCAATCTCTAATAGCGCTTTTTGTGAGTATGAAGCTATTCTGAGCATGCGGCTTTTGTTGATTTCGTAGCTCAGTGAATTACAGTTTTTATACATTCGAAATAAAAACTTAATGGTCTCAGAACTTAATTTTGGGTTTATGATTAGAGGAGATCGTCCAGTCAAAGCCCACTTTAAAGCGTTGAGTGGAAGACCAGGAGATGCCCAAGGAGATGTAAACCCATAGGACAAACATCCTGCATTAGCATGACTTGTCTCCATGGAGACACTATCTTGCCTATCAATAACAGTTACCTCATGTCCATTTTTAGCTAAAAAATAGGCTGAAGTTGTGCCAATGATACCTGCACCTAGAACAAC includes:
- a CDS encoding amino acid synthesis family protein, giving the protein MPAEIRKTLLHVEKTLIEGNKPAKKPLILIAAVAVIKNPWFDFKNPNQFIEDLKPGILDVAPGLGEMLTSMIIKEAGSGANIEGYGKSAVVGLKGEIEHASGIIHTLRFGNFYREAVGAKSYLSFCNTRGGANAPIMIPLMDKNDAGRRSHYLTISLSIPDAPADDEIVVALGASIGGRPHHRIGDRYQDLKDLGHDLDNPASV
- a CDS encoding cupin, translated to MSWHIISYNQKNGQGSYVLKMEPGAQTVPHMHMGFEEFLMIEGELIDSDGTVFKKGEFVSFEPGSQHSSFSETGALIVVFQRGLNEAINHD
- a CDS encoding phytanoyl-CoA dioxygenase family protein, with the protein product MLSQSQISSFNKDGYLVVEDFLGQVERENLMNRAKEMIDDFDPSSSHSIFTTNEQERASDEYFLKSGDKIRFFFEEKAIDSDGNFTVPKQKSINKIGHAQHALDPIYKSIINGLNIPAMGRQLGMKKPRQLQSMHIFKQPNIGGEVGLHQDSTFLYTTPMSCIGFWMALEDANIENGCLQAMTGGHTLPLKKRFKLAQTGGTEFEILDESPWPDNELDLLEVKAGTLVILHGQLPHYSAENTSNKSRQAFSIHLVDDNCHYAEDNWLQSKI
- the alr gene encoding alanine racemase codes for the protein MARNCIASIDLNALKKNYLYAKSLSPQSNAIAIIKANAYGHGAVRVAQYLEGTADCYGVACSEEAVELRNSGISKTPILLLEGVFEESELNIVVEHNLWMVVCNSAQLEWVLNSQLSQKFNIFVKIDSGMGRLGFLEHESNEVINILENSPNVDKLTLMTHFSSADNTESSSTNTQIDKFNNIVDSRQNDHSLANSAALMAWNDAHSGYTRPGIMLYGSSPFPFEDKFTGLVPVMTLESTVISIKKFKAGASIGYGERYICKNDTLIGVVAIGYADGYPRSAKDGTPVFLNGGTARLAGRVSMDMITVDLKGIKDPKIGDRVELFGPNVSIDEVAQYSDTISYEIFSKITSRVYRTYVS
- a CDS encoding D-amino acid dehydrogenase, with amino-acid sequence MKVVVLGAGIIGTTSAYFLAKNGHEVTVIDRQDSVSMETSHANAGCLSYGFTSPWASPGLPLNALKWALTGRSPLIINPKLSSETIKFLFRMYKNCNSLSYEINKSRMLRIASYSQKALLEIEKDFEINYEQKKQGSLQLFWDTKEIDKIAKDISILEKFNIQSKILDPEECVKVEPALKHVKNKLAGGIHFKDDFTGNCYLFSTEIYKKCLEMGVHFEFNTEINSVKLNNNEIFSVLTNKGQFKADKYVVSLGSYSKKILSNIGIEIPVYPVKGYSITMPVLSDNDAPQSTIMDEKNKIAITRLGDKIRVAGMAHLTDFNKNLREKSRESLVSGLDLIFPKSYMSSNNVNFWTGFRPCTPDGTPIIGNTPYKNLYLNTGHGTLGWTMSAGSGKLLSNLISGTDPEISTEGIEMSRYSFSNKTEFNYG